The proteins below are encoded in one region of Oreochromis niloticus isolate F11D_XX linkage group LG6, O_niloticus_UMD_NMBU, whole genome shotgun sequence:
- the LOC100691479 gene encoding homeobox protein Nkx-2.3, which produces MLLGGLHFLDAAEQELDDMMLQSPLTSTPFSVKDILKLEQQQQQQQQQQSGTLELTHRIHTQQHLSRSPPQQQQQQHFQTAPSCMLAGARDSPSFSDGEDNLAYLSALAVREEERGDTSLSPDMYVHPGLQGAKLEAAELEEQESKNCGLVSREEAAEGGQGDSERPVQKQRSRRRPRVLFSQAQVFELERRFKQQRYLSAPEREHLATTLKLTSNQVKIWFQNRRYKCKRQRQDKSLEATGQHHPPPPRRVAVPVLVRDGKPCLGGAQSYAAAATAPYGSNPYGYNGYPAYTYNSPAYNTNYSCTYTSIPALPPSGTPNAFMNMNLGNVSGLGSSPQAQTHQGTAVTSCQGSLQGIRAW; this is translated from the exons ATGTTACTCGGAGGGCTTCATTTCCTCGATGCTGCAGAGCAGGAGCTGGATGACATGATGCTGCAGAGCCCGCTCACCTCCACGCCGTTTTCTGTCAAGGATATCCTGAagctggagcagcagcagcaacaacagcaacagcagcagtccGGAACCCTGGAGCTCACGCACCGGATCCACACCCAGCAGCACTTGTCCCGCTCTCctccccagcagcagcagcagcagcatttccAAACCGCGCCGTCCTGCATGCTCGCCGGAGCCCGGGACAGCCCTTCCTTCTCGGACGGAGAAGACAACCTGGCTTACCTCAGCGCGCTTGCAGTGCGGGAGGAAGAACGGGGGGACACCAGCCTGTCTCCGGACATGTACGTGCATCCCGGCCTGCAGGGAGCCAAGCTGGAGGCCGCTGAGCTGGAGGAGCAGGAGAGCA AAAACTGCGGGCTGGTGTCCCGGGAGGAGGCAGCCGAGGGCGGGCAGGGCGACTCGGAGAGGCCGGTGCAGAAGCAGAGGAGCCGGCGGAGACCCAGAGTGCTTTTCTCCCAGGCGCAGGTCTTTGAGCTGGAGAGGCGCTTCAAGCAGCAGCGCTACCTGTCCGCCCCGGAGCGAGAGCACCTGGCGACCACCCTCAAACTCACTTCGAACCAGGTGAAGATCTGGTTTCAGAACCGCCGCTACAAGTGCAAACGGCAGCGGCAGGACAAGTCTCTGGAAGCGACGGGGCAGCATCATCCTCCGCCGCCGAGGCGCGTGGCCGTGCCGGTGCTGGTTCGGGATGGGAAGCCGTGTCTGGGAGGAGCGCAGAGCTATGCCGCTGCGGCTACTGCTCCGTACGGATCCAATCCGTACGGCTATAACGGATACCCGGCCTACACGTACAACAGCCCGGCGTATAACACCAACTACAGTTGCACCTACACCAGTATCCCCGCCCTTCCTCCCTCCGGCACCCCCAACGCCTTCATGAACATGAACTTGGGAAACGTGAGCGGCCTCGGCAGCTCCCCACAGGCTCAAACACACCAAGGGACAGCGGTCACATCTTGTCAGGGCTCCCTGCAGGGGATCAGGGCCTGGTAG